The Spinacia oleracea cultivar Varoflay chromosome 2, BTI_SOV_V1, whole genome shotgun sequence DNA segment CTTGCCACTGATCTGATTAGAGAAAATAATGTGACAAATAGGAGTTACCCAGCTTCCTTCAAAACTGGCTCTCACATTTGGAAGAATGTAGGGAAAGGTTGAGACATGTACCATAGATTGACTGGCTGGTGTATTAGGAATGGGTAAAACATAAACCTTGGGCTAGATAACTGGTCTGACAAAGGCTCCCTTAGATCCCTCATTTGTGGTCCTTTGAATAGAGGTGAAGAAGCTAAGACTCTTAGTTCTGTTATGACTAATGGCCATAGGACCCTAAATTTTCTATCTATGAGACTTCCCCCTGACTTAGTGACGTGGATCCATGCTATTCTCAATCCAAACTTTGGGACTGACACCCCCTTTTTCTCCCTTGCCAAGGGTTTCCATTTTGATACTAAGTGTACCTACAACGTTATTTTGAACTCCAAATTCCCTTAGTTTAATTCTGATAGAAAAGGGTCCACTATGTGGAAAGCTAGGAGCAATCCTAAAATTAAGATATTATTTAGCTAGTGTCCATAAAGATAGTAATCTCATATTCCTGCTCTAGTGTCCATGAAGATAGTAATCACATAGATATTGCTGCTGAAACACAAGACATTCTTCTTGCTGCGCTCGTTACAAACTCTCCTAACAATGTTGGTTTCGATGATCTTTTGACGTAATAATGTGAAGTGACTctttattataaaaaataaaaataaaaactcagAACGTATTACTCCTCCCTCTAAATCAAAGAGGGAGCCGGAAAGAATGGAATCATGGTACATAAATAATACAAATACAGCCTGAAGAACTCACCACAAAggaaacaagaaaaagaatgtAAAAGGGATATTTCGCTAAGCTCCATAATATGAGAGAAAAAGAAttgagaaaaaaaagaaaaagaaaaggagataCAGCACAACAAAACTTCCCCTTGCACAGTGGATATTTCACAATATTGTATTATAAATACGAGCTGCATATTCTGCCAACTGATAATTGAGGATATACTGCATGACTATGGACGACCAAGCAATGAGAAAGAGGTGGAGAGTTTGTTTCGGGTTCAATCAATGTCTCAGCTTACGTTGTTTCTTTCTCGATCTTGCTATTAGCATCAAGACTATCCACGAGTATCATCTATATGGAAACTATACATGCATTGCTGTTCTGGGGCGGCTCACATCAATAGAATAGAGGTCTGGTCTGGTGTGGTCTGCTTAATGACCCTTCATGGATTCCTCAGTCTCCCGAAACATATGTCTTTTGTTCATAGTATTTCTTCTCACTTTCCACCTTCTTTGAGTTCCGTTTCTGCACATCAATAGATGTAGTGGCACATTATTATTGATGGGATGATTTGAACTTCAGAAAGAAATAAGAATGGCACAGTTTTGATTGTTTATCTTACCTTGTAGACTTCATGATTGGTGATAATTCTTTGAGCCACAGATGATGTGGTTATGTTTTTGGGGCTTTCAATCATCCTAAAAATCCCCATACTCTTGGGCACCCTATAGGGATCAGAGTCTCCCTGAATTATCAACAGATTTGTTAAGTTTATGCTCAACTTCAAATTTGATCAAGTCATCAACAGTGTACTGACAagaacttacattgacaaaagGACTAGCCTCCGATATGGTTCCATGAACAACTGAACAAATATTGAAGGTTTTTACCTGCAACCCATTGCACCCAAAAGACTGTGTGTTAGCTTGATGTGTAAAAAAAATCGAAACAGATCCATGAATCTATGAAATAGCAGGAAAAAATCTCTATAGTCCACTCATGTAGTCATTCAGTTGTAGGAACATGATTTTATTTGCTGTCAATCACATTCTACTGGTTATATCTGTGTGCTAGTCGATATAGATGCAACAAAAGAAAGAAATCAATGATCTTATCAAACTAGGAAACCGTGTCTACAGTTTCAGGCCTTTTTCTTTATCTACTGCTAATGAAGCCTAGAAGTCGGAAGTGATCATGAACAATAATTAACGAACCAGTTATTAGAAATACAATTCTAATGAATGCTTCTAAATTCAAAAATATATTCCGCTATATTTCTTGGAAATACCAAACAGGCATTTACAAATTCTAATTAATGTTAGCTTGTGGAGAGGACATTTGCAATTTCCTTGAGATCCCGGAAACTATGTATTACTGTAGAAGTTTAAACCCAAGGAAACATTTACTTAACAAAAAGGAAAATTAGATTTCTAAAAATTGAGATCTAACTaagaaatatattttttcttctcAATAACTGAAATAGTGAAATGTAAAACAAGAGTGAGAACAAACCATGTCTTTAGTGACCTCCCACGGTGCGCCCATGATGATTTCATCAACATAACGACAACCCAATACACTGAGACCACGTTCATGTAAGTTCATCAATGGATAACCTGGGCCTCGAATTTCACTGCAAGGAACAAAACTCAATTAGTTTCTGAGAATCAACCATTAGAACAGAAGAATCCCAAATTTTCCACATTTGATGTCCCTAAATCCTATTGGTTTCTCTTATTAAGCCATTAAGCAACAAGGAAATACTTAAATCATCTTCTCAAATCACATAATAACTACATCAGACCATCCTTGAGAAATCCCGCAGTCAAAGTAATAGTTACAATTACGAACAAACATATACCACATGATATCTGACATCAGCTACGCCAGGTAGATGAAACTAAAGTGCAAAGATACCTGACAGTTTGGTCTGTGTAAATGCCAACAAGTAAGAAATCTCCAAGCTGTCGAGCAGCTCTAAGTATCTGTACATGTATAGGAAGCAATACTAAGTTTTTGCAATCATAAGCCACTGATGAGAAAATCCAGCAGCAAAGGTATGAAAAGACGAAAAAAAAGGAGGTCGCATTGAATATTAAAACATTCAAACTACAACAGAGCAAAGAACAGTAGAACATGCAGCTGTCTCACAATTATAGATCAAACCAATACCCATACATAACTTGACCATACTCAGCAACTATAATTAGTAGCTTTAATCAGGCATCCAaactgagttcttcccaaaacaACTGCTTGTTTGATTCTTCAAGTgtaaaacaaaacacaaaactAAAAGAGTATATGTCGCATTTTTCTAACATTAAAACCTACTTTAGATAAACAGTGTTAATAAGTAAACCCAGTCTTCTTCAAAGCATAATGGACATCAGATGAGTGCATAAGTAAGGTATCTTTATCTCACCTCAACATGCCCTGCATGGAAAAGATCAAAAGCACCATCAATATACACAACACAAGCATTTGGTCCAGGCCCCTGCAATAATAATTCAGATGAGAATGCAACGACATAATCAAGGCCGAAGAAATTAAGCATGCAGTAAATCTTTTCGTGAGGGTAATCAAAAAAGGCAATAAGTAATCAACATCAGAAGGAATTTGAACAAGTCATTACCAATACACTAATCCCTTAAAATGGGGGCCGAAGAGCAGCAGATTGAATATTTGACTACTTATACATACCAGCTCACTACAGTCCAGGAAGTTGCACACTTAATTTTGAAAAGCTCAACACTAGTATTATTAAGAAAGGCTTTCGGTATAatttgtacttcctccgtcttttaatactcgcaacgtttgttagtttcacgcatgccgatgcacaactttgatcatttatatcttaaattctctttatgcaaaaattataaaaagttgatattttgaaaatacacattgagacgaatctaacaagatcccacatgactatgttttatcttatataaaaaaacactacgaatagtcaaagtagattatatgaatagtggcaaaagtccaaacgttgcgagtattaaaagacggaggaagtattatataTAGCTGCATGCACAAAGGACATTTACTCTCCTTCCTTAATCAAGGCAGCTCGATACATTTGCTGGTAGAATGTCCCTCTAGAGTGGAACTACCCATGTTTTTCTACACCTTTTTATCATTGTAAAGAGAAGATTTCAGCCAGGCCCTTCCCATGCAAGATCCTCAAAATTTGTTTACCTTTCCgcttaaattttattttcccaattaaactttttttttgattttgagtAGTATAATAAAATCAAAGTAAACCCTAACTGGTTCAgaaagaaattgtaaaagggGAATAAAGAGAGGGAAAATCAGTATTATGCTAATATTGATACCTTGCCATTAGAGAACTGCACAATACGCCTGGAGGTGGGTAGAAAATGAGATAAATGACCAACTGTTGGCTGCTTTATTTTATTGACACCAGAAGATTCCTCATGTGAGGCTGGATCATCACTATCTCTGTGAGCACTTATATCACGAACAGTAAGTATCCTTCCTACAAACACATGAAACATGATGAATTAAACCAACTAGTCCGTATAATGCTAAAAGGATGTTAAACTTATTCTCTCACATCAAGCAGATCAGCTCGATCCTGATAACTTGCTCTATTATTGTTCACAATGAATAATTTGGAACACATCAGAAAATTCACAGGAGTGCTAGCTGGCGCACTCCGTAAAATCCATTGTAGACATTGTACAGAAACACGATAAGCCAGACCCTATACACAGTAATCTGAACCAGCAGATACATTCTCTCTTCAGCTCCATACAGAGGGAAATGAAAGAAATAGTACCTACAATGTCTGTGCTTGAAACTCCTTCTGTACGTTTAATCTGCTTGTAGCGGCCTGCTTTCTTTGCCAATGCATAAGCATCAGTGCCATCTGGAAGTAAGCATGGATCATCACCATGTATGATGTAGTCGATTTTGTATTCTTTGAAAAGAGTTTTCATGAACTGTTCAGTAATTTCATAGGGAGCATTAGGAATGACTTCGTCAACCCACTTTAACCCACCAACCAGTGCCAGCCTGAAAATTGACTCAATTTAGAGCACTAAAGTTGCAGCAACGAGTAAAAACTGAAACTCTTAACTAGCCACAACAAATAATTCATTGAAATGTGTTGCAACAATCGGTACCTTAATATTCAACAAAATAATTATTGTACAAAAGTCACACACATCTTTTGATATCTTACTCAAGAGTTAGGAGTTCAG contains these protein-coding regions:
- the LOC110796810 gene encoding ethanolamine-phosphate cytidylyltransferase-like; the protein is MEYENHSWIWDGVCYYPHVFGGIMITAALLGLSTSYFGGIGVHYLPYMCPGFGILKKRAHGKKRVRVYMDGCFDLMHYGHANALRQAKALGDELIVGVVSDEEILANKGPPVLSMEERLALVGGLKWVDEVIPNAPYEITEQFMKTLFKEYKIDYIIHGDDPCLLPDGTDAYALAKKAGRYKQIKRTEGVSSTDIVGRILTVRDISAHRDSDDPASHEESSGVNKIKQPTVGHLSHFLPTSRRIVQFSNGKGPGPNACVVYIDGAFDLFHAGHVEILRAARQLGDFLLVGIYTDQTVSEIRGPGYPLMNLHERGLSVLGCRYVDEIIMGAPWEVTKDMVKTFNICSVVHGTISEASPFVNGDSDPYRVPKSMGIFRMIESPKNITTSSVAQRIITNHEVYKKRNSKKVESEKKYYEQKTYVSGD